DNA sequence from the Cellulosilyticum sp. I15G10I2 genome:
TTTAAATACTCAAATGTTAAATAAATAACAAAGTGTTGTGTAAGATAGAAGGTTAATGTTAATAAAAACATATAAAATAAAAATAAAAAACATATAAAAAGGAGACTATCACTATGGGAATTATGGAAAGAATGAGATTAGACGGTAAAGTATCATTTGTTACAGGCGGGGCAAGAGGGATTGGTAAAGCAATTGCTACAGCGATAGCAGAAGCTGGAAGTCATGTGGCTATCGTTGATATGGATATTGAAGAAGCAACAAAAACAGCTAATGAGATTGTTGATACAATTGGTGTTAAAGCCATTGCAATTAAGGCAGATGTTACACTCCAAGAAGATGTAGATGCAATGATGGCGACTATTTTAGATACTTTTGGTAAATTAGATGTAGCATTTTGTAATGCAGGTATATGTATGAATATTCCAGCTGATGAGATGACTGCTGATCAGTTTAGAAAAGTAATTGATATTAACTTAACAGGTGTATTTCTGACATCACAAGCTGCGGCTAAAGTAATGCTTAAACAAGGTAAAGGATCAATCATCAATACAGCATCTATGTCAGGACATATTGTTAATGTACCTCAGCCACAATGCGCTTACAACGCTTCAAAAGCAGGTGTTATTCAGCTTACAAAATCAATGGCAATTGAGTTTGCTAAAAAAGGTGTTCGCGTTAACAGCATCAGCCCAGGGTATATCGGTACTGACCTAGTTATGGAAGCACCACATCTTAAAGCACTCATTGCAGAGTGGAATGGTATGGCACCAATGGGCCGTTTAGGAAGACCTGATGAACTTCAGGCTATTGCAGTATACCTTGCAGGCGATACTAGTGATTTTACGACAGGATCAGATTTTGTGATCGACGGCGCTTTCAGTTGTTTCTAAAACCAAATAGACACTAGTATTAGAGGAGGGGCATCAATGAAGAAATATACTTTAGGGATCGATTATGGGACCTTATCAGGTCGTGTAGTATTGGTCGATGTGGACAATGGAGAAGAAATATGTTTTTCTGTAGTTGAGTACAAACACAGCATTATGGATACGTATTTACCAGGAAGTAAAGTACGCTTAGCACCTGAAACAGCATTGCAGCACCCAGCAGATTATTTAGAAGTGCTTAAGAGCGGCGTTGCGGAAGTTCTTAGAGTTAGTGGTATCAGCAATGAACAAATTATTGGTATAGGGGTAGATTTCACATCTTGTACTGTTTTGCCTGTTGATAGCGATGGAACGCCTCTTTGCTTCTTAGATGAATTTAAAGACAGACCACATGCTTACGTTAAGTTATGGAAACATCACGCAGCTCAGTATGAAGCTGACTTATTCAATGAAGTGACCTACAAACGTGGAGAGGATTTTATAAAACGTTATGGCGGAAGAATGTCATCTGAGTGGGTTGTACCAAAAGCTATGCAGATCTTACATGAAGATGAAGAAATTTACAATAGAATGGCCAAATTTATAGAAGCTGGCGATTGGGTTGTTTGGCAGCTTATAGGCGAAGAAAAACGCAGCTTGTGTCAGGCAGGCTATAAAGCGGTATGGTCAAAGAAAGATGGTTATCCAAGTAAAGCATTCTTCGCGGCGCTGGATCCTAAGATGGAAAACTTCGTTGATGAAAAACTAAGTCATGAAATTTATGCAACAACTGACTGTGCTGGTTATTTGACACGTGAAGCAGCGTCTCTTACTGGACTGCTTGAAGGAACAGCTGTTGCGGTAGCAAACGTTGATGCACATGTGGCCCTTCCGGCAGTTAAGATAACAGGTCCTGGAAAGATGTTAATGATCATGGGAACAAGCACATGCCATATCATGATGAGTGAAGAAGAACATTTTATTCCTGGTGTTGGTGGTGTTGTAGAAGATGGTGTAGTGCCAGGTTACTATGCCTATGAAGCTGGCCAAGCTTGCGTAGGGGATCACTTTGACTGGTTTGTTAATAACTGTGTACCTAAGGCTTATTTCGATGAGGCCAAAGAAAAAGGTATGGATGTACATCAAATATTAGTGGATAAAGTTAAAGATCAATTACCAGGCGAAAGCGGCCTTCTGGCGCTTGACTGGTGGAATGGGAATAGAAGTGTCCTAACAGATGCTGATTTAACAGGTTTGTTGATTGGAGCAACGTTACAGACAAAACCTGAAGAAATTTATCGTGCTCTGATTGAAGCAACAGCTTTTGGAACAAAAATCATCATTGAAGCCTTTAAAGAAGGTGGCGTTCCAATTAATGAGCTTTACGCTGCAGGCGGGATCTCACAAAAAAATGCAATGATGATGCAGATCTATGCAGATGTAACGAATACTGAAATTCGCATATCATCATCCAAGCAAGCACCAGCTCTTGGCGCAGCATTGTTTGGTGCTGTTGCAGCTGGGGCAGCAAAAGGTGGCTATGGCAGCATCGAAGAAGCTTCTGAGAAGATGTCAAGACTTCAGGATACAGTCTATATACCAAACAAAGAAAACGTGGCAAGATACAATCTGCTTTTCAAAGAGTATAAAATACTTCATGATTACTTTGGTAGAGGCGAGAATGATGTCATGAAACGATTAAAAGAGCTTAAAAATAATGCTATAAATGAAAAAAAATAGTACAGAGGGGTGCTCAATGTAAAGTTTGAGCATCCCATTTTAAATCTAGTGATTAATTAGGACTTGACATGAATATTTTGGGTTTGTCATAATAATTATGGACAATAGATACATAGATTCTTGCTGATTTTTGGAAGTTCTTCTTAGATACAAATCGACATCATTTTATGATATAATAATAATCTACAGATAAGACTGAGGTTGATTTGTTAATTGCTTGTTGAATACTCTGCACATCAGTTTTGGCTTGAATCTGCACTATGTCTCTTCGTCTTAGGATGAGGGATCTAGTGCTTAAGAAGATACCAATTTGAATAGGGATAATGACACAAATCTTTAAATGAAAGCAATACAGAAATGAAACTAGGTTTTTGTTGTAATGTACTGTAGATTCAAGACCAATGATGAGGTTGTTCTGCTTAAAGAAGCAGGGGAGGATAGAGCAACTTTTAGAAGCCAGCATGGTCGTTGGAGAATTTAAGAGTTAAGCGCATTATAGCAGCATTAAAATATAAAATGAAAGGAAAGGGAACGTGTGATGTCAGCTTCTATTAATATCATACAAGCATTATATGAATATTTTTGACATTAAGCAAAGCAACCGTAACAGAATATATTTTTATATTCGTGAAAAAGGTTTGGCAACAACAAAAGATATTGCATACGATTTAAAGCTAAGTTTGCCTACGGTTACTCAGAATTTGGATTATTTAGCAAAACAGGGGCTGATAAGTTCAGAAGATAAAGTTGTTAATAAATCCGGTGGGAGAAATCCTATCGCTCATTCCTATGTTGCGGATGTAAAAGTTGCAATTGGGCTAGATATCGCAAAAAATCATATTATAAGTACTATTGTAGATTTGAACGGTGATGATATTAAGCATATTTATCAAAAGATAGAGTATAAGCGCAATGATGGCTATTTAAAGCTGCTCGGAGAGGCAGTAGAGAGAATTATTGAAAGTGCGCAATTAGACCGAGGCAAAATCTTGGGGGTAGGTATTGCTGTCCCTGGTATTGTTAATCATGAAGAAGATTATGTAGTAGATGGAAGAGTTATTGATAATACCGGAATGACGTGTGAAGAGTTTTCAAAGTATATTCCGTATTCCACAAAACTCATTCACGACTCGTATGCCTCTGTTTTTTCTGAGAGCTGGATGTCATCTGAACTGCACAATGCATTTTATTTTCGCTTATGCCATAGTGTAGGAGGGTCAGTGTTGCTGAATGATAATATCTATTTGGGGGATGGCTTATACAGTGGTGAGGTAGGCCATTTAAATATCATTCCGAATGGGAAGCAGTGCTATTGTGGGCAAAAAGGGTGTTTAGATGCCTATTGTAGTGCAGAGGTACTTGAAAACTATGCGGATGGCGACTTGGATTTGTTTTTTGAGCGGCTCGAGCAGGGAGAAGAAAGATTGATTAAGGTATGGGATGATTATTTGAATCACCTGGCTATTGCTGTAAGTGATATTAGAATGTTGTTTGGATGCAAAATTATTTTGGGTGGCGATGTAGGTGTTTTTATGCAAGACTATATGGATGTCCTATACGAGAAAGTAAGTCGCAGAAGCCCATTTGGTGAGGACTCAAGGACTTTTCTAACACCTTTCAAAAAGAAGAAGTATTCTGTTGCGACAGGAGCTGGGCTTTACTTTGTGGATAAATTCTTCAATAATATGTAAATAAATAATAAGAAAAGAGCATGGTCATCAAATCTTTTATAGTATAGGGTTATACTTAGGGTTAATGAATATGCTCTTGTTTTTTTCGCCATGTTTCAATTACCACAATGAAAATGAGAGGAGGCAGCCAAGGTAATAAGCTGTCTCCTCTCATTTTTACACTCCGTTTAAGACATGTTATCAGCAATAAATGTTTTGTTTTGAGTGTAGGAGAAGAAGTTCTAAAGTGATTTGAAGAAGATTAGTAGTAGTAATTATAGCCACCATGACATTTTGGAGAAGCTTGTGTGCGGCATATTTTAAAGGTGTGTCCAGGGAAGAAATAGTTAAATGCTGCATAATAAGGGTCTACAAAGCCATAACTGCGTGGTGCAAAGTAAGGATTAAAAAAGCCAGCGCCATATCTATAATTGTACATAGAAATACCTCCTTTCACAGATAGTATATAGTATTCCAATATTAGACTAAGCGTGACAAGTAATAATTCTTCATTGTTGGTAGCTATAATGAGATACTTAAGGCTATTGGAATTTATGAGTAAAAGGAAATAGCTTCAGTTTAATCAGCATATATAAGGCAATTAAACTTTCAAATAAACCTATAAGAAAGAAAATAATATGTAATAGATGAATAGCATTCAACATATAGCATTGAATCAGAATCCAGGCCATTAATATACACCCAGCTCCCCCGCTAATATAAACATGAAACTTCAATTTGAATTTCACAAATATAAATGAAATCAGATGGCCTAAGCCTATTATAAGTAACAAAAATAATCCAGGAATGAGGAAGTTAGTAAAGGGCCCTTTTTTCAATAAATCAGTTGATGCACCATATGAAACACCGTAAGGATCTGAGATTGCTAATAGACCCCCAAATAATGCTCCGACACCTACAAATAAAAGAATAGCTGATTGTATACCATATATTTTTTTCAAATGATCACTTCTTTCACTTAATATTTTGTACTACTTAAATATCATTATATAATAAGTTAGAATAATCTAAAAGTAATAAGTGGTACGTATACTTAGAAAAAGTTTT
Encoded proteins:
- a CDS encoding SDR family oxidoreductase; its protein translation is MGIMERMRLDGKVSFVTGGARGIGKAIATAIAEAGSHVAIVDMDIEEATKTANEIVDTIGVKAIAIKADVTLQEDVDAMMATILDTFGKLDVAFCNAGICMNIPADEMTADQFRKVIDINLTGVFLTSQAAAKVMLKQGKGSIINTASMSGHIVNVPQPQCAYNASKAGVIQLTKSMAIEFAKKGVRVNSISPGYIGTDLVMEAPHLKALIAEWNGMAPMGRLGRPDELQAIAVYLAGDTSDFTTGSDFVIDGAFSCF
- the araB gene encoding ribulokinase; amino-acid sequence: MKKYTLGIDYGTLSGRVVLVDVDNGEEICFSVVEYKHSIMDTYLPGSKVRLAPETALQHPADYLEVLKSGVAEVLRVSGISNEQIIGIGVDFTSCTVLPVDSDGTPLCFLDEFKDRPHAYVKLWKHHAAQYEADLFNEVTYKRGEDFIKRYGGRMSSEWVVPKAMQILHEDEEIYNRMAKFIEAGDWVVWQLIGEEKRSLCQAGYKAVWSKKDGYPSKAFFAALDPKMENFVDEKLSHEIYATTDCAGYLTREAASLTGLLEGTAVAVANVDAHVALPAVKITGPGKMLMIMGTSTCHIMMSEEEHFIPGVGGVVEDGVVPGYYAYEAGQACVGDHFDWFVNNCVPKAYFDEAKEKGMDVHQILVDKVKDQLPGESGLLALDWWNGNRSVLTDADLTGLLIGATLQTKPEEIYRALIEATAFGTKIIIEAFKEGGVPINELYAAGGISQKNAMMMQIYADVTNTEIRISSSKQAPALGAALFGAVAAGAAKGGYGSIEEASEKMSRLQDTVYIPNKENVARYNLLFKEYKILHDYFGRGENDVMKRLKELKNNAINEKK
- a CDS encoding ROK family transcriptional regulator — its product is MNIFDIKQSNRNRIYFYIREKGLATTKDIAYDLKLSLPTVTQNLDYLAKQGLISSEDKVVNKSGGRNPIAHSYVADVKVAIGLDIAKNHIISTIVDLNGDDIKHIYQKIEYKRNDGYLKLLGEAVERIIESAQLDRGKILGVGIAVPGIVNHEEDYVVDGRVIDNTGMTCEEFSKYIPYSTKLIHDSYASVFSESWMSSELHNAFYFRLCHSVGGSVLLNDNIYLGDGLYSGEVGHLNIIPNGKQCYCGQKGCLDAYCSAEVLENYADGDLDLFFERLEQGEERLIKVWDDYLNHLAIAVSDIRMLFGCKIILGGDVGVFMQDYMDVLYEKVSRRSPFGEDSRTFLTPFKKKKYSVATGAGLYFVDKFFNNM